GACGGCGTCGACGTCGAGGCCCGGGTGGCGCAGGTGCTGGACAGCTGAGCCGGCCTGGGCGAGCACAGCAGGAAATGTCATGTTCCCGGCGCGGGCGGCCGACCATACTCGGTGACCGTGGAGGTTCAACCGAACGGACGTGACCGGCTGCGGGAGCTGCTCGACGCCGTCGTGGACGACGCGAATTCGGGCGTCGGTGACATGGCGCGCAGCAGTTACACGTCTGAGTTTCACTTCTCCCGTGAGGTGCGCAGGCTCACCGGCGAGCCACCCGCGGCGCTGCGCCGCAGGATCATGCTCGAACGCGCGGCATGGCGGCTACAGCAGGGTTTCGGGGTGGCCGAGGTGGCGGACGCCGAGGGGTGGTCCTCTGCGGAGGTTTTCTCCAGGGCGTTCCGCCGTGCGTTCGGGGTCCCGCCGTCCCGCGCGGATGATGTCGCGTTCCGCTTGACTGCCCCCAACGGCGTGCACTTCCATCCGCCGCAGGCTCTGTGGTGTGACGCCGATCCGGCTGAGGCGGCGGGTCCGGATATCGCGCAGTTCATGCTGGTGCACGACGTCGCCGACACCGAGTATCTGATCGGCGCCGCCGCCGGGCTCTCTGAACAGCAATGGGCGCAGGATATTTCGCCCGGGCAGGTGGTCCTGGACTGGGACGGTCCGGAGCCCAGTGTCGCCGCGGTACTGGGAGCGATCGTGTGGACCAAAGAGGTCTGGCTCGCCACCATCGAGGGTCGGGATTTCCCCTCTCGAGAAACCACCGGTCGAGCCACCGCCGAGCAGCTCGGTGCGCATCACGCCGACATCGGAAAGCGCTGGACCACACTGATATCCGAGTACTCGGCAGCGGGCCGGCTGGGCGACACCGTGATCGACGCACTGTGCGATCCGCCGGAATCCTTTCAGCTGTACGGCATCGTCGCGCACGTTCTGACCTTCTCGGCGCACCGGCGCGCGCTCGCACGCAGCATGTTGACCCGCCACGGCGTCGAAGTCGACCGGGGTGACCCACTGGAATGGATGAGGAGGGACTGACCCGTGAAGACCGTGTACTACACCGCATCGAGCCTGGACGGATTCATCGTCGACCGCGAGGGCAGCCTGGATTGGCTGCTCACGCGGAACATCGACCAGCAGGGCGCGTTCGGCTATGACGTATTCATCAAGGCCATCGGCGCTCTGGTGATGGGCGCGGCGACGTACGAGTGGATCGTGAAGAACCACCCCGACGAGTGGATGTACGAGCAGCCGACATGGGTGCTTACCCACCGGCCGCAGATCATCGCCTCCGAACATCCGGTGCAGGTGTTCTCCGGGGATGTCGGCGAGCTGCACACCGAGCTCTCGGCGGCCGCGGCGGGCAAGGATGTCTGGGTGGTCGGCGGTGGAGAGGTTGCCGCCCAGTTCGTCACGGCCGGGCTGATCGACGAGATGATCGTCAGCTATGCGCCGTGCTCGTTGGGAGCGGGGTCGCCGGTGTTGCCGGCTCGTTCCGAATGGGTGCTGGCCGAGTCCGCGCCCAACGGCGATTTCGTGTGTGCGCGGTGGGTCAGGGCGCCGGCCGGCTGAGCCGGGGGACGCCGTTGCGCAGCACGAATTCCCTTGACTTGATCAGGAATTCGAGTTGCCTGGCGACATCGTGTATTGGTTCCACCGATCGGGACGAGCGGCACAGCACCACGGCGCCTTCCAAGGCGGCGATACACATCACCGCCAGCGAGGACGCATCGGATTCGTCGAAGCCGTCGGCGGCGAACGCGGCGGTCAGGGCGGCGCGCCAGCGGTCGAAGATGGCTGCGGCTGCCGCAGTGAGATCAGGCTCCTCGTCCGGAGCGGCGATGGCCACCGCGACGACCGGACAACCCGCGGTGAAATCACTGCCGGTGAGCACCCGCTCCCAGAACGCGACGAATCGGTGCACCAGATCCCATGCACTGTCCGACGTTTCGGCGCCGATGACGCTGCCGATGGTGTCCGCGGCAGACTGCAGTGCCTCGATCAGGATCTGGCGACGGCCGCCGGGGAAGTGGTGATAAACCGAGCCGCGGGGTGCGCCGCTGCGGGCGAGTACCTCGTCGATGGTGACGCCGACCGCGCCCCGCTCACGCAGGACCTCGACCGCGCTGCCGAGCATGCGGGCGCGGGTTGAGCCACGCTTGTTGCGCGGCTTCGTGGCGGCGTCAGGCGACCCGGTCATGCAGGAACTGCGAGGAACAGCGAAGCAGCATCCGCGGGGTGATGGTGCGCACCGGGGTGTGTGGTGTGCGGACCCGACGGGTGAACCGGTGACCGGCGAGGTTGATCTCAACGACCCACATCGCGCACCGCCCTTCTATGCCTTCCACCATAAAAACGATGGAATCCTCGCATGATGTCGAGTATCTAACGAACAGCCTGATGGGCAAGAGACTAGCAGGTGAACTGCTTCTGAACAGGTTCCCCGGGCGCCGACGGGCGGATGCAAAATTATGGTGTCTTGCATAATTGTGCGCGCAGGCGTTGACTGCCCCTTATGACGCTCGATCTAGCCCTCGACACCGTGACGCTGCATCGGGACGACCACGTCCTGCTGATCGGACTCAACCGTCCGGAGAAACGCAACGCGTTCAACGTCGCGATGCTCACCGATCTCTCGCTCGCCTACGGGTTGCTCGAATCCGACGAGGACCTGCGCGTGGGGGTGCTGTTCGCCCACGGTGACCACTTCACCGCCGGCCTCGATCTCGTCGACGTCGCGCCGTATGTGGCCAGTGGCCAGTTGCAGACCCCTGAGGGCGGACGCGATCCGTGGCGCCTCGACGGTGACTGGACGAAGCCGATCGTCGCCGCGGCCCAGGGTCGGTGCCTGACCCTCGGAATCGAACTGCTCTTGGCCGCCGACGTCCGGGTCGCGGCGGAAGACACCCGGTTCGCCCAGATCGAGGTGCTGCGCGGCATCTACCCGTTCGGCGGTGCCACCTTGCGGCTGCCGCGCCAGACGGGCTGGGGTAATGCCATGCGATGGCTGCTGACCGGGGACGAGTTCGACGCCACCGAGGCCTACCGCATCGGCCTGATCCAGGAAGTCGCGCCCGATGCCGATGCGGCCCTGACCCGGGCCTGCGCGATCGCGCACACTATTGCCGATCGCGCCGCACCGCTCGGGGTCCGGGCCACGCTGGCCTCGGCGCACACCGCTCACCGCGAAGGGGATGCTGCCGCGATCGCGCGACTGCGTCCGGTGGTGGCCGAACTGTTCGGTACCGCCGATGCCGCCGAAGGCGTTCAGTCGTTCATCGAACGCCGCGAAGCCAACTTCCAGGGCCGCTGAGTTTTCAGCCCTCGCGCAGGGAGATCAGCCCGCGGACTCCAGGGCGACCAGAGCCGCAGCGACCGCGAAGAACTTGTTGGACCCGAGCTGGCGAACGGTCTTGATGTTGAACGCCGCGGCCAGGTGCTCGGCGTCGGCGTCGGTGACACCGGCCAGCGCCGCGGGCGAAGCGTCCAGGATTTCCTTGAGCGACTTGTCCTCGTAGGCCTTGTCGAGTGACTTCGCCAGATCAACGGAAATTGCCACCGTGCCTCCTTGTTGTCGGGCCGCCCACCGTAGCTGCCCAACCTGAATTGCGGCTGTCCGTTTGCTGGCCAGAAGGACACGAATGTCCCGGAAAACCAGGGTCTTCCGGGACATTCGCGTTCTCGCGGAGTTTTACTCCGGGGTGTAGCCAAACGGCAGCAGCACGCTCTTGGCCTGGGTGTAGGCGTCGATGCCCTCCGGGCCGTTCTCGCGTCCGATGCCCGAGTTCTTGTATCCGCCGAACGGAGCGCCTGGATCGAAGGCGTACATGTTCACCGCGTAGGTGCCGGTACGGATCTTCGAGGCGATCTCGATGGCCTTCGGGAAGTCCGTGGTGTAGACGCTGCCGGCCAGGCCGTACGGCGAATCGTTGGCGATCCGCACCGCGTCTTCCTCGTCGTCGAACGGGATCACGACGAGCACCGGTCCGAAGATCTCCTCCTGCGCGATGGTCATCGAGTTGTCGACATCGGCGAACACGGTCGGCTGCACGAACCAGCCCGAATCCAGGCCCTCGGGGCGGCCGCCGCCGGTGACGATGCGCGCACCCTCCTCGACGCCCTTCTTGATGTAGCCCTCGACCCGGTCACGCTGCTTCTCCGAGATCAGCGGGCCGATCATCGAGGCAGGATCGTCGGGCAGGCCGACCGGCATGGCCGCGACGGCGGCCGAGAGCTTTTCGACGATCTCGTCGTAGCGCGACCGCGGCGCCAGGATGCGGGTCTGACCCACACAGGCCTGCCCACAGTTCATCAGGCCGGAGAACACCAGCATCGGCAAGGTGGAGTCCACGTCGGCATCCTCGAGGATGATCGCCGCGGACTTGCCGCCGAGCTCGAGCGTGCACGGCTTGAGCTTCTCGGCGGCAATCTTGCCGATCTCCTTGCCGACGCCGCTGGAGCCGGTGAAGGTGAACTTGTCCAGTTCGGGGTTGGCGGTCAGGGCGCGACCTGTCTCGGGGCCACCGGGCACGACCGAGAGCACACCTTCGGGCAGACCGGCCTCGGCGAGCACCTCGGCGAACAGGTTGGTGGTCAGCGGGGTCTCACCGGCAGGCTTGAGCACCACGGTGCAGCCGGCGAGCAGGGCCGGGCCCAGCTTGTTGCACGCCAGGAAGAACGGCACGTTCCAGGCGATGACGGCGCCGACGACGCCGATCGCCTCCTTGATCACCAGGGTCTGGCCGTAGATGCCGTCGCGGATGTCTTTCCAGTCGTACTTGTCGGCTGCGCCGGCGTAGTACTGCAGGCTCGACACACCGGCGCCGAACTGCATCATGTCGACGATGGTCGGGGGCTGGCCGGTCTCCAGCTTCAGCAGGTGCTTGAACTCCTCGGCCCGCTCGTTGATGAGCTCGACGGCCTTGGCCAGCACGGCCTGGCGCTCTTCGGGCGACATGTGGGGCCAGGGACCCTCGTCGAACGCTTTGCGGGCCGCCGCGCACGCGGCGTTGACATCGGCCTCGGCGGCCAGCGGCACCTGGCCGACCTTCTCGCCCGTCGCAGGGGAGAAGACCTCGATGACCTCGGAGGTCGAGGGCTCGACCCACTGGCCACCGATGAACAGCTTGTCGAATTCCGTCCTGGTCACAGCTGGCGCGGCTGACGAAGTTTGTGTCATGGGCGTCACATTACCTAGGTTTCCCAAAAACGAGAACCTGTTCCAGTTGCTCGTTTCAGGACGGCTGCAGGACCAACACCAGATTGCTCACCAGGAACTCCCGCAACCCAGGCACCGAGGTTATCCACCACGCCCATCGTGGGTGGTAGCGGGGAAATGCAGCGATCAGCGCGCCGGTGCTGGCCGCCCACTGCAGACCGTCGGCGGCTGACACGGCGAACAACGACGAGCCGTAGTCGTTCTTGGGTCGGTGGCCGTGTTTGCGGGTGTACCGCTCGGCCGCGCGGACCCCGCCCAGATAGTGCGTCAGCCCCATCTCGTGACCGCCGAACGGACCGAGCCAGACGGTGTACGACAACACGACCAGCCCGCCGGGTTTCGTCACCCGCAGCATCTCGTTGCCCAGTCGCCATGGATGCGGTACATGCTCGGCGACATTCGAGGACAGGCAGATGTCGACGCTGTCGTCGGCGAAGGGCAGAGCCATGCCGGAGGCCCGGACGAAAGTGCCCTCCGTCGCGTCCGCTGCTGGTCCCGCGTGCATTTCGGCCGGATCCGGCTCCACTCCGACGTAGCGCATGCCCGCCCCGTCGAATGCCGAGGCGAAGTAACCCGGGCCTCCGCCGACGTCGAGCACGGTGCGTCCGGCCGTGCTCTCGCCGGTCGCCGACATCCACAGATCGGTGGTCATGGCGACGGTGTCGTCGGCCAATGCGCCGTAGAACCGAGCCGGTTCGCTCTGCTCGAACCGGAATTGAGCGAGCAGGCGGACCGACCGGCTCAAGGTTGCCCGGCGGGCGAAGCGGCTCAAGATGTCGCTGGGCTGCACCCGCCCAACCTACTGACCGGTACCCTCAACACGATGTCTACCCGCCCTGACTCTCGTCTGCGCAGCGTGCTGCTGCTGTGCTGGCGCGACACAGGGCACCCCCAGGGCGGCGGCAGCGAGGCTTATCTACAGCGCATCGGCGCGTGCCTGGCCGACGAAGGTGTCCACGTCACGTTGCGTACCGCCCGGTACCCGGGCGCGGCCCGGCGTGAGGTGGTCGACGGCGTCCAGATCAACCGGGCCGGTGGCCCCTACAGCGTGTACATCTGGGCCGGCCTGGCCATGGTGGCCTCCCGCGTCGGCCTCGGACCGCTGCGCCGGGTCCGGCCCGATGTCGTGATCGACACCCAAAACGGGCTGCCGTTCCTGGCCAGGTTGGCGTTCGGCCGGCGGGTCGCGGTGTTGGTGCACCACTGCCACCGGGAGCTGTGGCCGGTGGCCGGCCCGATGAAGGGCCGGATCGGCTGGTTCGTCGAGTCCAAGCTCTCCCCTCGGCTGCACCGCCGCAACCAGTACGTCACCGTCTCGCTGCCCTCGGCCCGTGATCTCAACGAGCTCGGGGTCGATTCCGGCCGGATCGCGGTGGTGCGCAACGGACTCGACGAGGCGCCCGGCTCGACGCTGGAGTTGCCACGGTCGACCAGTCCGCGCCTGGTGGTGCTGTCCCGGTTGGTGCCGCACAAGCAGATCGAAGACGCCCTTGAGGCGGTCGCGACACTGCGTACCGAGGTGCCCGGGCTGCACCTGGACATCCTCGGCGGCGGCTGGTGGCGGCAGCGACTGGTCGAGCACGCCGAACTACTCGGTATCTCCGATTCGGTGACCTTCCACGGCCACGTCGACGAAGAGACCAAACACCGTGTGTTGCAGCAGAGTTGGGTGCACGTCCTGCCGTCGCGCAAAGAAGGATGGGGGCTCGCGGTCACCGAGGCGGCCCAGCACGGGGTGCCGACCATCGGATATCGGGCGTCCGGCGGGCTGACCGACTCGATCGTCGACGGAGTCACCGGGTTGCTGGTGGAGGACCGCGACGCCCTGGTCGCCGGGCTGCGCCAGTTGTTGAGCGATCCGGTGCTGCGGGTTCAACTGGGCAGCAAGGCGCAGGCCCGCAGCGACGAATTCTCCTGGACGCTCAGCGCGGATGCGATGCGGGCGGTGTTGGAGTCGGTGCACGAGGGCAACTACGTCAGCGGACTGGTGTAGTCCTCAGGGTCGCGCGGCGCCGCTGATCACGCCAGTCACAGAATGTGGACGGGTATCTGATGTGTCCGGCTGTGAGCGACTTTTCAGCGACAATCGCCACATCGGCAACGCATGTCTCACGAAACTCATTGTCGCTCAGCATTTTTGGCACTCAGTCACCACTGGTCACGCGAGCACCACCTGTCCATTGCCCGACTGTCAGCGACACTGTCGCTCATAGGTGGGCAACCCGAATTCCGTTGCGCAAGGGGCCAATGAGGCCTGAGTTGCCTGATTGGCGAACGGATCCGTGACGCACGATGCCGGCGATGTTGCTGAGGCGATTGTCGCTGAAAAGTCGCTCACAGCCGGGCAAGTCGGCACGCGCTTCCGCGCCACGACACGCCGCTGCGGGCAACACGCGACCCGCAAACCGCGATCACGCCCCAGATCCGCGCCGTCCGCGCCACGAGCCGACCGCCATCCCGATCGCACCGGCGGCCAATACCCCCAGCCAGACCAGATGCGCGGCGATCAACACGACTCGGTCAGGTGAGGCCGGGCGGTCGCCGCCGATTCGGTACACAGCGATATCGCCGTCCCGATAAGCCGCCGGGAGATCCAGTTCCGCCGGCACCCCGTTGGTTTCGACTACCAGCCAGCCGACACCGGCATCGGCCAGTGTTCGGCGATCGGCGCCCGAGCGCAGCAGATCCTGTACTTCGCGAGCCCGCCGTCCCTCACCAGGCACCACCTGACCACCGATCACCAGGTCGCCGGTCGTCAGCACATCCGCCCGCAGCCACCGCGGCAGCGGATCGAGTACCGGTGCGGCGCCGGCCCAGTAGAACAACCGCATGCTGTCCGGCGGGAGGGCCACGACCGGCAAGGGGTCGGCGTTGATCCGGGCCGCCGCGGCCGCCCACCCCGAGGGGTACTGCACCGCGCGCATGTGGTTGCCGACGCCCCAGGCGAGATCTGGCAGTACAGCGATCAACGCCGCACACCCCACCGCAGCCGATGCGGCCATGGGCACCCGCAGGCGGCTCAAGGTGACGGGGGCGGCGGCAGCGGCCAGGACGTAGCCCGGCATGGCCAGGGCCACCCACTTCTGGCCGTCGCGCAGCACCCCGAGGCCGGGCACGGCGCGGATCGTCGCGTCGACGAACGCCAGCCCCGGGCCGGTGGCCATTGCCGCCGGGATCACCACGGCCGCCGCCGCCAGGATCAGCAGCGGCACCGCAGCGCGGGTGCGCACCAACACCGGCAGTCCGAGCGCGACGATGCCGACAAGTGTGACGGTGGCGATCAGGGCGAAAGCCGTTGTGCGTGTGGTTGGTACGGCATCGCCGTTCCAGATCCCACCCAGGCCGGCCAGACTGCCCAGGGTGGCCAGACCGGGCTCAGCCCGGGCGGCGAACGCATGTACGCCGGCTGCCGACGTCGGGGACGACACCGAGTCCCCGACCGCTGCGGCCACCAGCCACGGCGCCGCGGCCAGCACCGACGTCCCCCAAATCAGCGCGGCCACCCGCAGGCGCCGCCAGCCCTCACCGGGCGCCGCAACACACACCAGCGCGACTGTGGCGGCCAGCATCAGGCCTGTCGGGGTCAGCCCGGCCAGGGCAGTCCAGAACAGCAAGCCCCACATCGCCGCAGGGTCCGACGCGCTCCGCAGCCGCAGCACGCAGGTTGCCACCCACGGCAGGCAGCCGTAGCCCACCAGCAGGCTCCAGTGCCCCTGCAACAACCGCTCGGCCACATACGGATTCCAGATCGCCAGCGTCGCGGCGAGGAACTGACCGGGCAGCCCAGCGTCCATCACCGTGGAGGCCAAGCGTGCGGCGCCCCAGCCGGCCAGCCACAGGCCCATGACGAGCAGAACCTTGACCACCACTCCACCGTCGACCACCGCCGAGGCCAAGGCGACGAAGAAGTCCTGCGGCAGGGCGCGGGGGGCGGCCTCGGTCAGGCCCAGTGCGGCATCGGTCAGATACGAACGAGGTGTGGAGACGGCGTCCCGCAAAAGCAGGTAACCGGGCCCCAGAAGGGGCCCGGTTACCGATAGCGACAGTGCCAGCGCGTAGGCCGGCAGCAGGGCGGAGCGCAGGCTCAGATCACCGGTCCGGTGGTAGATCGGACGGGCGCTGAGCGGGCAACTTCTCGGTCTTGGCCTCCGCGCCGGGCACCTGGAAGCCCTGGGTGTTGAAGAAGCCGTGATCGGCGGTGTCGAGTCCGGGATCGATCAGCGTGGCCTCGGCACGGATTGCGAACGAACCCACGACCGCGCCGCCGACGAGCGCCAGCAGGCCCAGTGCGGTGAACGTGATCGGCAGGACCCGGGTCCACAGTGAGACGCGGTCACGTTCATCCTGGGCGGCGGCGACCTGCGACTCCACGGTCTCTTCGTTGTAGGTGACCTTGTAGTCGACGTAGGTGACCTCGGGCTTGAGCTTGTCCCGCGCGTAGTACTGGTAGCCGTGGTCCTGTGCCTTGACGATGGTGCCCGACACCGGATCGACCCAGAAGGTGCGCTGCGCGGCGTAGAAGCGGTCCATCGTGATCCGCTCGTCGGGCTCACCGGGAACACCCCACATCGCGGCGCTTGCGGTGACCGAACTGTCCGCGTCGTCCTCGTAGAGCGAGGAGTACTTGACCGGATCGGCCAGCTTGCCGTTGGAGTCGTAGCCGACGTTCTGGATGAACCGGTAGGTGGTCAGCCCGTTGACGTCTTCTTCACCGTCGTAATTGGCGTCGAATGCCTTCTGCGCGATCGGGTCGAAGAACGGGTAGGTCTTCTTCTCGGTGTCGAACGGGAACCGGTAGGTCAGGCCCTCGTGCGGCAACGCGACGTTGGTCGGCGGTTTCTCGTCCTCGATGGCCCGTGGCTTCTGCAGAGCCCCGCCCGGGTTGTTGTCGCTGGACACCGCCAGCGCGGTGCTGCGGTTCATCGTGACGGTGTCCACCATCGCCAGCAGTAGACCCGAGTCCTTCTGCCGGTCCGTGCGCCGCAGCGTGCTGCCCACCTGCAACGTCACCACCTCGGCGTTCGACGGGGACTCCACACTGACCTGTTGCTGCATGGCGACCGGCACGTTGCGGTCCACAGAGAACTTCTCGGCGACCAGCGATTCCGGATCGAAGGCGGTCGCGGTGCCATCGCTGACCAAGCTGGTATCCAGGTTGAGCGGGATCTTGGCGATCTTGCCCTTGGTATAGGTGGTCAGCAACAGTGCGGCAATGAGCAGGGCGGCGCCCAGCCCCATAAGTCCGCATGCCGCTATACGCAGCGCAACTGCGCGGTTCAAACCGGGCCTCCTTCAGTGTGGGCCAACTCGTCGTGAGGCAAACCCGTTCGACCCTAACAGCACTATTTAAGGCCATCACTTACTCCCGTGGCACGTCGCGGGTGGATTCACCCGCAGTTTGGCGGGGTTGCCCTCGAGCGGCACACTGGTCGCCGTGGCCACCGGAGAATCGGACCGGGACACCGGTGCGGAGTCGGTCGGCGGAACACGTAGCTTCCTGCCGGCGGTCGAAGGCATGCGCGCCTGTGCCGCCATGGGCGTGGTGCTCACCCACGTCGCCTTCCAGACCGGCCACACCACCGGGGTGACCGGCCGGTTCTTCGGCCGGTTCGATCTCGCGGTCGCCGTGTTCTTCGCGTTGTCGGGTTTCCTGCTGTGGCGCGGCCATGCCGCCGCCGCCCGCGGGTTGCGACCGCGCCCACGCACCGGCCATTACCTGCGATCGCGCGTCGTGCGGATCATGCCGGGTTATGTGGTGGCCGTCGTGGTGATCATCCTGCTGCTGCCGGAGGCCAAGGCCGATCTGACGGTGTGGCTGGCGAACCTCACCTTGACCCAGATCTATGTGCCGTTGACGCTGACTGCGGGGCTCACGCAGATGTGGAGCCTGTCGGTGGAGGTCAGCTTTTATCTGGCACTGCCCATCCTGGCGTTTTTGGCGCGGCGGCTGCC
The window above is part of the Mycolicibacterium fortuitum subsp. fortuitum genome. Proteins encoded here:
- a CDS encoding helix-turn-helix domain-containing protein is translated as MTVEVQPNGRDRLRELLDAVVDDANSGVGDMARSSYTSEFHFSREVRRLTGEPPAALRRRIMLERAAWRLQQGFGVAEVADAEGWSSAEVFSRAFRRAFGVPPSRADDVAFRLTAPNGVHFHPPQALWCDADPAEAAGPDIAQFMLVHDVADTEYLIGAAAGLSEQQWAQDISPGQVVLDWDGPEPSVAAVLGAIVWTKEVWLATIEGRDFPSRETTGRATAEQLGAHHADIGKRWTTLISEYSAAGRLGDTVIDALCDPPESFQLYGIVAHVLTFSAHRRALARSMLTRHGVEVDRGDPLEWMRRD
- a CDS encoding dihydrofolate reductase family protein, which produces MKTVYYTASSLDGFIVDREGSLDWLLTRNIDQQGAFGYDVFIKAIGALVMGAATYEWIVKNHPDEWMYEQPTWVLTHRPQIIASEHPVQVFSGDVGELHTELSAAAAGKDVWVVGGGEVAAQFVTAGLIDEMIVSYAPCSLGAGSPVLPARSEWVLAESAPNGDFVCARWVRAPAG
- a CDS encoding TetR/AcrR family transcriptional regulator, giving the protein MTGSPDAATKPRNKRGSTRARMLGSAVEVLRERGAVGVTIDEVLARSGAPRGSVYHHFPGGRRQILIEALQSAADTIGSVIGAETSDSAWDLVHRFVAFWERVLTGSDFTAGCPVVAVAIAAPDEEPDLTAAAAAIFDRWRAALTAAFAADGFDESDASSLAVMCIAALEGAVVLCRSSRSVEPIHDVARQLEFLIKSREFVLRNGVPRLSRPAP
- a CDS encoding crotonase/enoyl-CoA hydratase family protein, with product MTLDLALDTVTLHRDDHVLLIGLNRPEKRNAFNVAMLTDLSLAYGLLESDEDLRVGVLFAHGDHFTAGLDLVDVAPYVASGQLQTPEGGRDPWRLDGDWTKPIVAAAQGRCLTLGIELLLAADVRVAAEDTRFAQIEVLRGIYPFGGATLRLPRQTGWGNAMRWLLTGDEFDATEAYRIGLIQEVAPDADAALTRACAIAHTIADRAAPLGVRATLASAHTAHREGDAAAIARLRPVVAELFGTADAAEGVQSFIERREANFQGR
- a CDS encoding aldehyde dehydrogenase, with the protein product MTQTSSAAPAVTRTEFDKLFIGGQWVEPSTSEVIEVFSPATGEKVGQVPLAAEADVNAACAAARKAFDEGPWPHMSPEERQAVLAKAVELINERAEEFKHLLKLETGQPPTIVDMMQFGAGVSSLQYYAGAADKYDWKDIRDGIYGQTLVIKEAIGVVGAVIAWNVPFFLACNKLGPALLAGCTVVLKPAGETPLTTNLFAEVLAEAGLPEGVLSVVPGGPETGRALTANPELDKFTFTGSSGVGKEIGKIAAEKLKPCTLELGGKSAAIILEDADVDSTLPMLVFSGLMNCGQACVGQTRILAPRSRYDEIVEKLSAAVAAMPVGLPDDPASMIGPLISEKQRDRVEGYIKKGVEEGARIVTGGGRPEGLDSGWFVQPTVFADVDNSMTIAQEEIFGPVLVVIPFDDEEDAVRIANDSPYGLAGSVYTTDFPKAIEIASKIRTGTYAVNMYAFDPGAPFGGYKNSGIGRENGPEGIDAYTQAKSVLLPFGYTPE
- a CDS encoding class I SAM-dependent methyltransferase; translation: MLSRFARRATLSRSVRLLAQFRFEQSEPARFYGALADDTVAMTTDLWMSATGESTAGRTVLDVGGGPGYFASAFDGAGMRYVGVEPDPAEMHAGPAADATEGTFVRASGMALPFADDSVDICLSSNVAEHVPHPWRLGNEMLRVTKPGGLVVLSYTVWLGPFGGHEMGLTHYLGGVRAAERYTRKHGHRPKNDYGSSLFAVSAADGLQWAASTGALIAAFPRYHPRWAWWITSVPGLREFLVSNLVLVLQPS
- a CDS encoding glycosyltransferase family 4 protein; this encodes MSTRPDSRLRSVLLLCWRDTGHPQGGGSEAYLQRIGACLADEGVHVTLRTARYPGAARREVVDGVQINRAGGPYSVYIWAGLAMVASRVGLGPLRRVRPDVVIDTQNGLPFLARLAFGRRVAVLVHHCHRELWPVAGPMKGRIGWFVESKLSPRLHRRNQYVTVSLPSARDLNELGVDSGRIAVVRNGLDEAPGSTLELPRSTSPRLVVLSRLVPHKQIEDALEAVATLRTEVPGLHLDILGGGWWRQRLVEHAELLGISDSVTFHGHVDEETKHRVLQQSWVHVLPSRKEGWGLAVTEAAQHGVPTIGYRASGGLTDSIVDGVTGLLVEDRDALVAGLRQLLSDPVLRVQLGSKAQARSDEFSWTLSADAMRAVLESVHEGNYVSGLV
- a CDS encoding DUF3068 domain-containing protein; translated protein: MNRAVALRIAACGLMGLGAALLIAALLLTTYTKGKIAKIPLNLDTSLVSDGTATAFDPESLVAEKFSVDRNVPVAMQQQVSVESPSNAEVVTLQVGSTLRRTDRQKDSGLLLAMVDTVTMNRSTALAVSSDNNPGGALQKPRAIEDEKPPTNVALPHEGLTYRFPFDTEKKTYPFFDPIAQKAFDANYDGEEDVNGLTTYRFIQNVGYDSNGKLADPVKYSSLYEDDADSSVTASAAMWGVPGEPDERITMDRFYAAQRTFWVDPVSGTIVKAQDHGYQYYARDKLKPEVTYVDYKVTYNEETVESQVAAAQDERDRVSLWTRVLPITFTALGLLALVGGAVVGSFAIRAEATLIDPGLDTADHGFFNTQGFQVPGAEAKTEKLPAQRPSDLPPDR